The following proteins are encoded in a genomic region of Populus nigra chromosome 16, ddPopNigr1.1, whole genome shotgun sequence:
- the LOC133675629 gene encoding putative pentatricopeptide repeat-containing protein At1g64310, protein MLIKFQSLFLQLSKTHQTLSRTKQLHAVVTKTHLLQDPFYATKLVRFYALNNDLSSARNLFDKTPQRSVFLWNSIIRAYAQAHKFDDAFLLYTKMIGFDVIPDKYTYACLIRACCEDFYVDGLRIVHGGVIVSGLGLDSVTCSALVTGYSKMGLVGEASKVFCGVFEPDLVLWNAMISGCGYCGFGDKGLLFFNEMRDNGNRRPDGYTFVALISGLANSSSLELGQGIHGLCLKSGFDCNDHVGSSLVSMYSRFSCINLAYSVFRSLCQPDLVTWSALITGFSQAGEHEKALLFYKNLNLAGKKPDSVLIASVLVATAQLANVGPGAQIHGYIVRYGFESHVMVSSALIDMYSKCGFVGLGLRVFENMPNRNIVSYNSIISGLGLHGLASQAFDMFTEILEKGLKPDESTFSALLCACCHAGLVKDGREIFRRMKDEFWIQAGTEHYVHIVKLLGMAGELDEAYNFILSLKQPVDSGIWGALLSCCDAHGDSELAEIVAQQLFDGEPKKGAYRVMLSNVYAGDGRWVDVEKMRDYITIAGAEKMPGLSRIGSY, encoded by the coding sequence ATGTTGATTAAATTTCAGTCACTTTTCTTACAACTTTCAAAAACCCATCAAACACTATCAAGAACCAAACAATTACATGCTGTAGTAACCAAAACCCACCTCTTACAAGACCCATTTTATGCAACAAAACTTGTAAGATTCTATGCTTTAAACAATGACCTCTCCTCTGCTCGTAACCTGTTTGATAAAACTCCTCAACGCAGTGTTTTCTTATGGAATTCCATCATCAGAGCTTATGCCCAAGCTCATAAATTTGATGATGCATTCTTGCTGTACACAAAGATGATTGGATTTGATGTAATACCAGATAAGTATACGTATGCGTGTCTTATACGTGCATGTTGTGAGGATTTTTATGTGGATGGGTTGAGAATTGTTCACGGAGGAGTGATTGTTTCCGGTCTGGGATTGGATTCGGTTACTTGCAGTGCATTAGTTACAGGTTACTCAAAAATGGGTCTTGTTGGTGAAGCAAGCAAGGTGTTTTGTGGGGTTTTTGAACCAGATTTGGTTCTGTGGAATGCTATGATTTCTGGCTGTGGTTATTGTGGATTTGGTGATAAAgggttgcttttttttaatgaaatgagaGACAACGGGAATAGAAGGCCAGATGGTTATACCTTTGTTGCGTTAATCTCGGGTTTAGCAAATTCTAGCTCGCTTGAGCTTGGCCAAGGAATTCATGGGTTATGCTTGAAAAGTGGTTTTGATTGTAATGATCATGTAGGCAGCTCACTTGTCAGCATGTATTCGAGATTTAGTTGCATCAATCTGGCATATAGTGTATTTAGAAGTTTATGCCAGCCCGATTTAGTAACATGGTCTGCTTTGATAACTGGATTTTCTCAGGCTGGAGAACATGAGAAGGCATTGCTTTTCTACAAGAATCTGAATTTGGCGGGTAAAAAACCAGATTCCGTTTTGATTGCTAGTGTTTTGGTGGCAACTGCTCAATTGGCAAATGTAGGGCCTGGTGCTCAGATACATGGTTATATAGTTCGATATGGATTTGAATCACATGTCATGGTTTCTTCTGCTCTAATAGATATGTATTCAAAGTGCGGTTTTGTGGGATTGGGGCTTCGTgtctttgagaatatgccaaaCAGGAATATTGTTTCATACAATTCTATAATATCAGGTCTTGGCTTGCATGGACTTGCTTCCCAAGCTTTTGACATGTTTACGGAGATACTAGAGAAAGGATTGAAACCTGATGAGTCTACTTTCTCTGCTCTCCTTTGTGCTTGCTGCCATGCTGGCCTTGTTAAAGATGGAAGGGAAATTTTCAGGAGGATGAAAGATGAGTTTTGGATCCAAGCTGGAACAGAGCATTATGTTCACATTGTAAAGCTTCTTGGGATGGCAGGAGAGCTGGACGAGGCATATAATTTTATCCTGTCCTTGAAGCAACCAGTAGATTCTGGCATTTGGGGAGCATTGTTGTCATGCTGCGATGCTCATGGGGATTCTGAGTTGGCAGAAATTGTGGCCCAGCAGCTTTTTGACGGCGAGCCCAAAAAGGGTGCCTACAGAGTCATGCTTTCTAACGTATATGCTGGCGATGGGAGATGGGTTGATGTTGAGAAGATGAGAGATTATATAACCATTGCTGGAGCAGAGAAGATGCCTGGTCTTAGTAGGATTGGAAGTTATTGA